ttccattggtttttgtggttttccttccatttatacattgttattggcaaaccgcttctgcacaaacacagccaaagatcaaattttttattctttgggccgcggctaaaggcgttcatcggaattcatccgctaaatctagtatttttttggtatttccttaccatttccttagctcaactgagtaccgcggtgaaaaaagtccccggctaaaggctttagctacctatttgcctctcgcttactcctatgcttagctagcagttttcgtcgtactgagtactaggcttaagtgAGAAGatccaaatatttatataccttcttatttgactttttattttgtttggtgtTAATTCATTCAACAGCTTGTTGGGCGCAACTAATGCCCTCTGCTCATTATGGACGCGTcgcgtttgcatccatttaccgcttaacgcgcccaaatcccatacaaaacttgtAGGCGAGGGGTGAGGAGGGGAGGGTGGAAATTTGTCGCGTTACAGGGctggaaagtgaaatttgtggtatatttaagcagtattaaccaggcatgaacattttctggacccgaaactgataagaggctgataagaagcgggaaatattaaaaccatttattgttgatatttacatgaactttatttcgtatagattggtatttgatatatcatatatatatgatatatgccAAATGATCTGGCAATAGTTCAGAATTCCGAGGATGATCCAAGCGCATAAAGAGCAGTAACAGTTCGTTTATTCAATGGAATGGCTCGGCTAGAAAGGatcggaagcgaaatattgGTCGTTGCAGCGCAGCCACATGGGCTTTCCCGTCTCCATGATCTTGACGTTTGCTTCGCGTGCGCTATTCGTCCATTAAGGCGACCTCCTGGTTAGACCGTAGATGGCCATTCCATATTCAAATGACACACGTTGACAGGCGACTGCTGGAAAAGGGCACACAACgccttctgcagcagatccatttgctttctgccgtaataaatgctcaagcagcgtaacgtgggatgttgttgctttcatcattgcagcaatgtttccacggtgttcaaatgctgttctgcgattacaattatcaataacaaattatttaaatccattgtttacttcagctcgcaaatgacaatatccgaacagctgttttcagacgcgtttgccaatggaaacacctcacgtccgcctatcgcgttgccaatcgaaaatacacaaaaataccgaaaaaaccgcatagtggaaaaatgccttAAAAGTTAGAGAacgtcaaattaaaattagttcttaaacaagaaaggccaaagtttatatacctttgcagGCAtgccttttaaaaatgttatttttaaattgtcaaaaatcaaaacgactacttcctacaaagttacaatgttttttctattattgttttgattattcctacaCTAGTGCGCATAGAACGAACATGGCTAgctggactcggctattgatgctgatcaaaaatatatactttatgtggtccgaagcgtctccttcactgcgttgcaaacttttcgatgaaattataatatcctGTGCAAAGGTATGACAAGTGCTTTGCTTTTTCCTTGTCCATAAAGTGATTGGGTGGGTGATTCAAAGAATATGGGTGGTTCATACACCATCCATAACCGTAGCTTAGAGACCACAGAAGGCTCTTAAAACATCCTAGAGGAAAGGTTTCAACAGCTTATAAACGGATTACGCAACAGATAAAAAAGTTGGAATTATGTACATAAAGGGCCGATTCCTCGAccgcatgttaaatttaaaaaacggaTAAAACCTTGAAAAAGTATggaaattcttattttaaagcgTCCTTCAAACTTAACTTGCTGAAAAGAAAACGGGCCGGACACATAAAATAGATACTTTTTctgaaaatgtaatttatttgaagTAGTTGGTCGaatttcaacaattcaacagtttattATACCGACAAAAAGAAGGGGTTTGGGTTTTCTGAAAATCTATCGTCTAATACAGGACTACCTAGGAAAGTTTCAAATCGTCAAATGCCTTTGGACCTTGCGCCAAAAAAGGTTGATGTATCTGTAATTATAATCTGAATTAGATTAGTTTCACGTTATTGAAAAATTCGCGAACCCAAGTGGGTGCCAAAGAACTCTGTTATCACTTATGAAGTGATCCTGATGAACGCGCCGACGAACAGCTAACGTGAATCGATAGTTGCAgggaaaacatcgatgttgcCAATCAtctgaaaacatcgatagtaTCCAACAACATTAGAGTGGTTCCAGCCCTATAGTAAACACGTGCTGTGTTGTTTTTGCAATGGGAAAAGTCCGGAAAGTGAAAACTCGGACGCCCTCGGGCGTGGACACCTCAGCGGATCTTGAGCATGCCCTGGACGTGGATGCCTCAAGTGAGGCGGAGGGCTGCGGGCCCATCGAGGCGATCTGCGTGCACCTGCAGCGACCGGATGTGGAGGACAAACTGAACGGACTGCACTCCTTCGCGGTGCTGGCGCTGCGCAAGGAGAAGGTGCGCGAAATCTGCGGCAGCGATCTGGCCCGGATTGCGGCTCCTCTGTTGTGCGACAAGGAGGGCGCCATTCGGAATGCGGCAGCCGGTGCCTTCCGGAACTTATCGGTCTTTGGCACGGAGGTGTGCGACTTCCTTGTGGAAAACGACATACTGACCGCCCTGCTGGCACTGATCCGGGGCTATGATCTGACCAGGAACGGCTTTGAGAACGAGCTGCATGCGGACACCTTCCTGCAGGCAACCCATCTGCTTCGGAATTTGTGCGAGAGCTCACCCACTGCCACGGAAGCCTTCAACCAGGCCAACCTCCTTGCCAGCCTCCTGCTGGGCTTCGACTACCGAAAATTCGGCCTAGAGGTTGCCATTTCAGTGGCCCAACTGGTGCTGGTGGTGTCCGAGAACAACTCCAGCTCGTGGAACGTCCTGGCCAGCAGTAGCATACTACCAGAGCTCCTCGCCGTTCCCGCAGAAAGTCATGCGCAGCTGTACCTCAACGCCCTGGCTGCTGGTATTCTGTGCAACGTTCCCGCCTGCTCGGCTGCCCACACACCGGAGATTCTTAACGGTCTGGATAAACTACTCTCCATTGATCCGCAGGCGCAGCTGCTGAGTTGCAAGAACGAGATCCAGAATGCCAAGGCAAAGGATGAGGCACCCGTGTTGGAAATCTCCATGGAGACGGAGGAGATGACGGAGTCCCAGAGCGCCAACCAGTCCAAACCGAATCAATGTGATGCTGATGTAGCACTTAAGAATCTGGAGCACTTGCTAGATGCCCAGCGTCTGGTGGCGGAGATTATTACCAACTTGGGCTCCAGTGATGACCAGAGCAACTGGGATTCCGCCAGCGATCAGTCGGAAACGGAGAGCGTGGCCGATTACGAGATGGAGGACGAAGCAACTGACAGTGGAGCGGGTGGATTGCCTGCCAATTTCCTAGAGACcatcaaacaaaacaaagtggTCGAGAAACTGTGGCAAAAAGCTCAGCCCTTGGATCCTGTTTTGGAGAAGCTACTTTCCCAGCAAGAGAGTATCAAGGAGAAAGTGGCCAAAATGCGGGTGTCCTATCTAATTTGTCTGCAGAACCTGTGCAACGTGCTGGCCGCAGAAGATTTGGGCGGATACAGCGACATATACAATATGTGGATGAACTTGGGCCAGCAGGCCTTTAAAGGAACCGAAGATCTAGCCATAATGGAGGCGATCACTGCGCTGATGCGCTCTTCGCTGAGTCTGCTCAAGTCGCGCAGGGATCTCTTCGGTCAGATGACCGAGAATGACCTGAACATGATAATCGAAGGAGCCAGAAAGTGCGAGGACTTAAATATCCGAGTTAACTGGAATCGAATGCTGGGCACTTTGGGTTCACTGCTCTCGGAGCCACTGGTGAAGGTTATAGTTTTGTTCCTGTTGAATTGGTGTGCTCAGGAGGAGGATCTGTGGGCCCTGTCCGAGGGACTGGATGCCCTGATGGACATTTTCGCTGTGGACGACTGGCCCCAGATCATCGCGGAGCTGCAGATGTGCGATCG
This portion of the Drosophila takahashii strain IR98-3 E-12201 chromosome 3R, DtakHiC1v2, whole genome shotgun sequence genome encodes:
- the LOC108057700 gene encoding HEAT repeat-containing protein 3; the encoded protein is MGKVRKVKTRTPSGVDTSADLEHALDVDASSEAEGCGPIEAICVHLQRPDVEDKLNGLHSFAVLALRKEKVREICGSDLARIAAPLLCDKEGAIRNAAAGAFRNLSVFGTEVCDFLVENDILTALLALIRGYDLTRNGFENELHADTFLQATHLLRNLCESSPTATEAFNQANLLASLLLGFDYRKFGLEVAISVAQLVLVVSENNSSSWNVLASSSILPELLAVPAESHAQLYLNALAAGILCNVPACSAAHTPEILNGLDKLLSIDPQAQLLSCKNEIQNAKAKDEAPVLEISMETEEMTESQSANQSKPNQCDADVALKNLEHLLDAQRLVAEIITNLGSSDDQSNWDSASDQSETESVADYEMEDEATDSGAGGLPANFLETIKQNKVVEKLWQKAQPLDPVLEKLLSQQESIKEKVAKMRVSYLICLQNLCNVLAAEDLGGYSDIYNMWMNLGQQAFKGTEDLAIMEAITALMRSSLSLLKSRRDLFGQMTENDLNMIIEGARKCEDLNIRVNWNRMLGTLGSLLSEPLVKVIVLFLLNWCAQEEDLWALSEGLDALMDIFAVDDWPQIIAELQMCDRVQSLEELFKSKLRQQRRELKERRATIYTVKTNFARFVSYLNKNCKQ